The following proteins are co-located in the Gammaproteobacteria bacterium genome:
- a CDS encoding taurine dioxygenase: MTYEHIAVRPVTGTFGATVSGVDISRPLDEATLGEIRSAWLEYQVLFFRDQEMTPRQHEDFAANFGELTKAGFMPTLEGTTGVFVQEYPGLYSRDVTDITWHCDAAFLPVPSRGSVLYALEVPEGAGDTVWANMYAAYEDLSGSMQSFLSGLTAVNDNAYRNLETLLERLGPEGFAQMRKMLPPSEHPVVRTHPETGRKSLFVSELMTSHIKDMKPEESRMLLDFLFRHSTQPEFQCRFAWEKHSVAFWDNRCTIHKGVFDFGDRHRLMHRVSIDDDRPPV, from the coding sequence ATGACGTACGAACACATTGCGGTGCGGCCCGTAACCGGCACCTTCGGCGCGACGGTGAGCGGCGTGGACATCTCGCGGCCCCTGGACGAAGCGACCCTCGGCGAAATCCGTTCCGCCTGGCTGGAATACCAGGTGCTGTTCTTCCGCGACCAGGAAATGACCCCGCGGCAGCACGAGGACTTCGCCGCGAATTTCGGCGAACTCACCAAGGCCGGCTTCATGCCCACCCTCGAGGGGACGACCGGCGTCTTCGTTCAGGAATACCCCGGCCTCTACAGCCGCGACGTGACCGACATCACCTGGCATTGCGACGCGGCCTTTCTGCCGGTTCCGTCGCGCGGATCGGTGCTGTACGCGCTGGAAGTGCCCGAGGGCGCCGGCGATACGGTCTGGGCGAACATGTACGCGGCCTACGAGGATCTTTCCGGCAGCATGCAGTCGTTCCTGTCGGGGCTGACCGCGGTCAACGACAACGCCTACCGCAATCTCGAGACCCTGCTTGAACGCCTGGGTCCGGAAGGCTTCGCGCAGATGCGCAAGATGCTGCCGCCTTCCGAGCACCCGGTGGTTCGCACCCATCCGGAAACCGGGCGCAAGTCGCTGTTCGTGAGCGAGCTGATGACCTCGCACATCAAGGACATGAAGCCGGAGGAAAGCCGCATGCTGCTGGATTTCCTTTTCCGCCACAGCACCCAGCCCGAGTTCCAGTGCCGATTCGCCTGGGAGAAGCACTCGGTAGCCTTCTGGGACAACCGCTGCACGATCCACAAGGGCGTTTTCGACTTCGGCGACCGGCATCGCCTGATGCACCGGGTCTCCATCGACGACGACCGCCCGCCGGTCTGA
- a CDS encoding VWA domain-containing protein, with translation MAGKRFKREEQGLNLSFLDVVCCGFGAVILLLVVTKIHEPVIIERSREELEGLILMLERELFEIRGETTVLKRDLEPLRSETAESVRRVSLTRREVEAAEERHFAAKETASEGSDEAGQLLAARQELTEEMERLLADYRPAPNDTTVGGIPVDSEYIIFVIDTSGSMVGNAWPAVQRLVAETLRVYPTVKGIQVLNDEGQYLFSSFARRWIPDSASRRQSIIRAIANWQAFSDSNPAEGIVEAITTFYDESRKVSIYVFGDDFSQGSAESLVRYVARINEADRFGNCLVRIHAVGFPVLLRGGAFGQASRFANLMRVLCERNCGTFVARSNYS, from the coding sequence ATGGCGGGCAAGCGGTTCAAGCGCGAGGAACAGGGGCTGAACCTGTCGTTCCTGGACGTCGTCTGCTGCGGCTTCGGGGCCGTCATCCTGCTGCTGGTCGTGACCAAGATCCACGAGCCGGTCATCATCGAGCGCAGCCGCGAGGAGCTCGAGGGGCTGATCCTGATGCTGGAGCGGGAGCTGTTCGAAATCCGCGGCGAAACCACGGTGCTGAAGCGCGACCTGGAGCCGCTGCGCTCCGAGACCGCCGAAAGCGTGCGGCGCGTGAGCCTGACCCGGCGCGAGGTGGAGGCGGCCGAAGAGCGCCACTTCGCCGCCAAGGAGACCGCATCGGAGGGCAGCGACGAGGCCGGACAGCTGCTCGCCGCACGCCAGGAACTCACCGAGGAAATGGAGCGCCTGCTGGCCGACTACCGCCCGGCCCCCAACGACACGACGGTGGGCGGAATTCCGGTCGACAGCGAATACATCATCTTCGTGATCGACACCTCGGGCAGCATGGTGGGCAACGCCTGGCCGGCGGTGCAGCGGCTGGTGGCGGAGACGCTGCGGGTCTATCCCACGGTGAAAGGCATCCAGGTGCTCAACGACGAGGGGCAATACCTGTTCTCCTCGTTTGCGCGCCGGTGGATTCCCGATTCCGCGTCGCGCCGCCAATCGATAATTCGCGCCATCGCCAACTGGCAGGCCTTTTCCGACTCCAATCCCGCCGAAGGAATCGTCGAGGCTATTACCACCTTCTACGACGAGAGCAGGAAGGTGAGCATCTACGTGTTCGGCGACGACTTTTCGCAGGGCTCGGCCGAATCGCTGGTGCGCTACGTGGCCCGGATCAACGAGGCCGACCGTTTCGGAAACTGCCTGGTGCGCATCCACGCGGTGGGTTTCCCCGTTCTCCTGCGCGGCGGCGCCTTCGGCCAGGCCAGCCGCTTCGCCAACCTGATGCGGGTGCTCTGCGAGCGCAACTGCGGCACCTTCGTCGCTCGCTCCAACTACAGCTAG
- a CDS encoding DUF1295 domain-containing protein: MDFSVTGILFGNLALILGIMAALWLISLPLRDTSIVDLFWGLGFAVIALATLWRTGGISPRAWLLALLTTAWSLRYSWHLWRRNIGHGEDYRYASMRERTEAAGRSWNLRSLYVVFLLQGAILWLVSLPVQLGQSYAAPVTLGWVALAGVAVWIVGVLFETIGDAQLKRFRADPENRGKVLDTGLWRYTRHPNYFGNACLWWGIWLVAAEVDAAAWTFFSPALMTWALLKFSGVPILEKHLASTRPGYADYIKRTSMFFPLPPKKAD; the protein is encoded by the coding sequence ATGGACTTCTCCGTGACCGGCATTCTGTTCGGAAACCTCGCGCTCATACTGGGCATCATGGCGGCGCTGTGGCTGATCAGCCTGCCGCTGCGCGACACCAGCATCGTCGATCTCTTCTGGGGCCTGGGCTTTGCCGTCATCGCGCTGGCGACGCTCTGGCGCACGGGCGGCATTTCGCCCCGGGCCTGGCTGCTTGCCCTGCTGACTACCGCCTGGTCGCTGCGCTACAGCTGGCATCTGTGGCGGCGCAACATCGGGCACGGGGAGGATTACCGCTACGCCTCCATGCGCGAGAGGACCGAGGCCGCGGGCCGTTCCTGGAACCTGCGCAGCCTCTATGTCGTGTTCCTGCTCCAGGGTGCGATCCTCTGGCTCGTTTCGCTTCCCGTCCAGCTCGGCCAGTCGTACGCGGCGCCGGTCACGCTGGGCTGGGTGGCGCTGGCGGGGGTCGCGGTCTGGATCGTGGGCGTGCTGTTCGAAACCATAGGGGATGCGCAACTGAAGCGCTTCCGGGCCGATCCGGAGAACCGCGGCAAGGTCCTGGACACCGGGCTGTGGCGTTACACCCGCCACCCGAACTATTTCGGCAACGCCTGCTTGTGGTGGGGCATCTGGCTGGTGGCCGCGGAGGTGGACGCCGCCGCGTGGACCTTCTTCAGCCCGGCGCTGATGACCTGGGCACTGCTTAAGTTCTCCGGCGTCCCCATACTCGAGAAGCACCTGGCTTCCACGCGTCCCGGCTACGCGGACTACATCAAGCGCACCAGCATGTTCTTCCCGCTGCCGCCGAAGAAGGCGGACTAG
- a CDS encoding DUF1838 domain-containing protein gives MKLIGRLCASVLAGLLLSGLLLVGLLLADMAYASASLDTAEGRLAAYRKMQCSLIDDKESFFWWTGTAYGHVAGQPDIRLFRVEGINVRRCASVPNDERGDGFRLISREILVYQDIETGEMLHTWDNPYTGETVEVLHVANDPVNQPAQHPLTRNGSEYPLPLTTQGNDWWWSAAVPLFYPNPLGGDYQKYVGGTYHATEMFNFKGKLDDLLDADSDSATLFVGWVRLAQWLPWMEMGSRTGKMYFHAGGKKVGDYENVPADFRAVIEEHFPLYRHAPPMDDNRPNETSWTYFKKVMEARED, from the coding sequence ATGAAATTGATTGGACGACTCTGCGCGTCGGTGCTCGCCGGTTTACTGCTGTCCGGTTTACTGCTGGTCGGTTTACTGCTGGCCGACATGGCCTACGCCTCCGCCAGTCTGGACACGGCCGAGGGGCGCTTGGCCGCCTACCGGAAAATGCAATGCTCGTTGATCGACGACAAGGAGTCGTTTTTCTGGTGGACCGGCACCGCTTACGGCCATGTGGCCGGGCAGCCGGACATCCGATTGTTCCGCGTGGAGGGCATCAACGTGCGCCGTTGCGCCAGCGTGCCCAACGACGAACGGGGCGACGGCTTTCGCCTGATCTCAAGGGAGATTCTCGTTTACCAGGACATCGAGACGGGTGAAATGCTGCACACCTGGGACAACCCCTACACCGGCGAGACGGTGGAAGTCCTGCACGTCGCCAACGACCCCGTCAATCAGCCGGCCCAGCATCCGCTTACTCGCAACGGTTCCGAGTACCCGTTGCCCCTGACGACGCAGGGGAACGACTGGTGGTGGTCCGCGGCGGTGCCGCTGTTCTACCCCAACCCGCTGGGGGGCGACTATCAGAAATACGTGGGCGGCACGTATCACGCCACGGAAATGTTCAACTTCAAGGGCAAGCTGGACGACCTGCTGGATGCCGACAGCGATTCGGCGACGCTGTTCGTGGGCTGGGTGCGGCTTGCGCAATGGCTGCCGTGGATGGAGATGGGCTCGCGCACCGGCAAGATGTACTTCCACGCCGGTGGCAAAAAGGTGGGCGATTACGAAAACGTTCCGGCCGATTTCCGGGCCGTTATCGAGGAGCACTTCCCGCTGTACCGGCATGCGCCGCCGATGGACGACAACCGGCCCAATGAAACGAGCTGGACCTACTTCAAGAAGGTGATGGAGGCGCGGGAAGATTAG
- a CDS encoding PQQ-dependent sugar dehydrogenase yields MLPRAALALLAVAALCAQAQAEVYDSEEHRFRVVTVVEGVKHPWSIAFLPDGDMLFTQRTGELRLVRDGRLLEQPLAGVPDALVQGQGGLQEVAVHPDFEANRIVYLSYSKAEDDRNTTALVRARLDGDRLQEVEEIFEAYAWSAAPGHYGAKIAFDANGHLFMSVGDRMEMPRDNLESHGAQLLGSHAGAILRLREDGSVPDDNPFAGHAGALPEIWSYGHRNPQGLHYHPATGRLWSTEHGPQGGDELNLILPGLNYGWPVIGFGVNYVTGTPIHASSEREGMEQPATYWTPSIGASGLIVYEGDAFPRWRGDLFAGGLARTHRQLSRIRTDDEGRVVAREPLLKDVYRLRDVRQGPDGFIYLATDDRGGQLTDIVRLEPAA; encoded by the coding sequence ATGCTGCCGCGCGCCGCACTCGCACTCCTAGCGGTTGCTGCGCTGTGCGCTCAGGCGCAGGCTGAGGTTTACGACTCCGAAGAGCATCGCTTCCGTGTGGTCACGGTGGTGGAGGGCGTGAAGCATCCCTGGAGCATCGCTTTTCTGCCGGACGGCGACATGCTCTTCACCCAGCGCACCGGCGAATTGCGCCTGGTGCGCGACGGCAGGCTGCTGGAGCAGCCGCTCGCCGGCGTCCCCGACGCCCTGGTCCAGGGCCAGGGCGGGCTTCAGGAAGTCGCGGTGCATCCGGACTTCGAGGCCAATCGCATCGTCTATCTGAGTTACTCCAAGGCCGAAGACGATCGCAACACCACCGCATTAGTTCGCGCCCGGCTGGACGGAGACCGTCTCCAAGAAGTCGAGGAAATCTTCGAGGCTTACGCCTGGAGCGCCGCCCCGGGACATTACGGCGCAAAGATCGCCTTCGACGCCAACGGGCACCTGTTCATGTCCGTCGGCGATCGAATGGAAATGCCCCGGGACAACCTGGAAAGCCATGGCGCACAGTTGCTCGGCAGCCACGCGGGCGCCATTTTGAGGCTCAGGGAAGACGGCTCCGTGCCCGATGACAATCCCTTTGCGGGCCATGCCGGCGCATTGCCGGAGATCTGGAGCTATGGTCACCGCAATCCCCAGGGTCTGCACTATCACCCGGCGACCGGACGACTCTGGTCAACCGAGCATGGACCTCAGGGCGGCGACGAACTCAACCTGATCCTGCCGGGCCTGAATTACGGCTGGCCGGTGATCGGCTTCGGCGTGAACTATGTCACCGGAACGCCCATTCATGCCTCCAGCGAGCGCGAAGGCATGGAGCAGCCCGCGACCTACTGGACCCCGTCCATCGGCGCTTCCGGCCTGATCGTGTACGAAGGCGATGCCTTCCCGCGCTGGCGCGGCGATCTGTTCGCCGGGGGGCTGGCCCGCACGCATCGGCAGCTGTCGCGCATCCGCACGGACGACGAAGGCCGCGTCGTGGCCCGCGAACCGCTGCTTAAGGACGTCTACCGGCTGCGCGACGTCCGCCAGGGGCCGGACGGCTTCATCTACCTGGCCACCGACGACCGCGGCGGCCAACTCACGGACATCGTGCGGCTCGAACCGGCGGCCTGA
- a CDS encoding NADP-dependent isocitrate dehydrogenase has translation MQIPEQGEKITMNGAGLDVPDRPIIPFIRGDGTGRDIWRATERVLDAAVSAAYGGQRQLMWMETYAGEAAWEKFDSWLPDETIEAFREYRVAIKGPLTTPVGGGIRSLNVAIRQILDLYVCLRPVRWFEGVPSPVRDPGAVDMVIFRENTEDIYAGAEFEEGEEDTQRFLSLMREHFPERYAKVRFPDSSGVGLKPVSREGSQRLMRAALDYALAQKRSSVTLVHKGNIMKYTEGAFRNWAYDLAENGYGDSFYTWRQWDRTKEKHGEQAANAEQKKAIDGGAILVKDAIADIALQQVLTRAHSFDVIATTNLNGDYLSDALAAQVGGIGIAPGGNINGDTGHAVFEATHGTAPKYADKDMVNPGSLILSGEMMLRHLGWNEAADKIIAAMNAVIADRTVTYDFHRLMEGATKVKCSEFGDLLIARMQD, from the coding sequence ATGCAAATCCCGGAACAAGGCGAAAAGATCACAATGAACGGCGCGGGGCTCGACGTGCCGGACCGTCCCATCATTCCATTCATCCGCGGGGACGGCACCGGACGCGATATCTGGCGGGCCACGGAACGGGTGCTGGACGCCGCGGTTTCCGCCGCCTACGGCGGGCAGCGGCAGCTCATGTGGATGGAAACCTACGCGGGCGAGGCCGCCTGGGAAAAGTTCGATTCCTGGCTCCCCGACGAAACCATCGAAGCCTTCCGCGAATACCGGGTCGCGATCAAGGGGCCGCTGACAACGCCGGTGGGCGGCGGGATCCGGTCGCTGAACGTGGCCATCCGCCAGATTCTCGACCTCTACGTTTGCCTGAGGCCGGTGCGCTGGTTCGAGGGCGTGCCCTCCCCGGTGCGCGACCCGGGCGCGGTGGACATGGTGATCTTTCGCGAGAACACCGAGGACATTTACGCGGGCGCCGAATTCGAGGAAGGAGAAGAGGACACGCAGCGATTTCTCTCGCTGATGCGGGAACATTTCCCCGAGCGGTACGCGAAGGTGCGTTTCCCCGATTCCTCCGGCGTTGGCCTGAAGCCCGTTTCGCGCGAAGGCTCGCAACGCCTGATGCGCGCGGCGCTGGACTACGCGCTGGCGCAAAAGCGCAGCAGCGTGACCCTCGTGCACAAGGGCAACATCATGAAGTACACCGAGGGCGCGTTCCGCAACTGGGCCTACGACCTGGCCGAGAACGGCTACGGCGACAGCTTCTACACCTGGAGGCAGTGGGACCGGACCAAGGAGAAACACGGGGAACAGGCGGCGAACGCGGAGCAGAAGAAGGCCATTGACGGCGGCGCGATCCTGGTGAAGGACGCGATCGCCGACATCGCGCTTCAGCAGGTGCTGACCCGGGCCCACAGCTTCGACGTGATCGCCACGACCAACCTCAACGGCGACTACCTGTCCGATGCGCTCGCCGCTCAGGTCGGCGGCATCGGCATCGCTCCGGGCGGCAACATCAATGGCGACACCGGCCACGCCGTGTTCGAAGCCACCCACGGCACGGCGCCCAAGTACGCGGACAAGGACATGGTCAACCCGGGCTCGCTCATTCTTTCCGGGGAAATGATGCTGCGGCATCTCGGCTGGAACGAGGCCGCCGACAAGATCATCGCCGCGATGAACGCGGTGATCGCCGACCGCACCGTCACCTACGACTTCCACCGGCTGATGGAAGGCGCAACCAAGGTCAAGTGCAGCGAGTTCGGGGACCTGCTGATCGCCAGGATGCAGGACTGA